In the genome of Vicia villosa cultivar HV-30 ecotype Madison, WI linkage group LG7, Vvil1.0, whole genome shotgun sequence, one region contains:
- the LOC131620213 gene encoding NAC domain-containing protein 55-like has product MKALNFRSSKDFMPTDDELLQKFLYNKINNKPIPDHLNILEHDLFGTNQNPLDIWNEFEASYSYGGKDLYFFTTLKKKSATSTRSVRTIGNGNWEGEDTGKNIFAKDTNQLLGLKKRFRFEKSNTPQDGGWILHEYNLHKSLINNTPVNNYVLCRFRKNLKPESQSTQEKSSIADQSNSYLRKTSRTKNCYAQESTKKTVIAKKGEPIILKQESVTPKQVEPVISKHNVLVKKYTIYEEAITQSNNGGNKRKYEDNIEFGYKGRKRKCISTWLEEKRFIEQKAIFEYEYNNLLFGENIAQNPKNQVDSRNSKIEVVERTKKRECSFNKEDDNDIIMNKEEEGEQEEIEEEEDDDDEMSWPEFFAKNLLEINGGEKIIKEDDVQMLDNSFHKDFLLGNNIM; this is encoded by the exons ATGAAGGCTCTCAATTTTCGTTCAAGCAAAGATTTCATGCCAACCGATGATGAACTTCTTCAAAAATTTCTCTACAATAAAATTAACAACAAACCAATTCCCGATCATCTCAACATTCTCGAACATGATTTATTCGGTACTAACCAAAATCCTTTGGATATATGGAACGAATTTGAAGCTTCGTACTCATATGGCGGTAAAGATCTATATTTCTTTACTACCTTAAAGAAGAAATCCGCTACGAGCACACGCTCCGTTCGCACTATTGGCAATGGTAATTGGGAAGGCGAAGACACCGGAAAAAATATATTTGCCAAAGACACGAACCAACTCCTCGGTTTAAAAAAACGTTTTCGTTTTGAGAAGAGTAACACTCCTCAAGATGGTGGATGGATCTTGCATGAATATAACCTCCACAAATCTTTGATTAACAATACTCCG GTCAACAATTATGTGCTATGCAGATTTAGAAAGAATTTGAAACCAGAATCACAAAGTAcacaagaaaaatcaagtatagctGATCAATCCAACTCTTATTTAAGAAAAACTTCAAGAACAAAAAATTGTTATGCACAAGAGAGTACAAAGAAGACTGTGATTGCTAAAAAAGGAGAACCTATCATTCTTAAACAAGAATCTGTAACTCCTAAACAAGTAGAACCAGTCATATCG AAACATAATGTTTTGGtgaaaaaatatactatttatgAAGAAGCAATAACTCAATCAAATAATGGTGGAAACAAGAGAAAATATGAGGATAATATAGAGTTTGGATATaagggaagaaaaagaaaatgcatAAGTACATGGCTAGAAGAGAAAAGATttattgaacaaaaagctatctTTGAATAT GAGTACAATAATCTACTTTTTGGAGAAAATATTGCACAAAATCCAAAAAATCAAGTTGATAGTAGAAATAGCAAAATTGAGGTGGTTGAAAGAACTAAGAAAAGAGAGTGTAGTTTTAACAAAGAAGATGACAATGACATCATCATGAATAAAGAAGAAGAAGGGGAAcaagaagaaatagaagaagaagaagatgatgatgatgagatgtCTTGGCCCGAATTTTTTGCAAAGAATCTGTTGGAAATTAATGGAGGAGAAAAGATCATAAAAGAAGACGATGTTCAAATGCTTGACAATAGTTTTCATAAGGATTTTTTGTTGGGAAATAACATTATGTAA